In Deltaproteobacteria bacterium, a single genomic region encodes these proteins:
- the rlmN gene encoding 23S rRNA (adenine(2503)-C(2))-methyltransferase RlmN: MTQLPDLKDLTCPEMEAFIADLGKERYRAKQIMKWIYRFGLTSFEDMTDLSRDFRDSMSSRARISSLALEKIIESRDGTKKALWRLDDGLAIESVLIREKNHWTLCISTQAGCAMGCAFCYTGTMGLKRNLRTSEIVDQVTRLRFTFPEGKDIKNIVMMGMGEPLANYENTVKAIGIITDDWGLAVSKRRVTVSTCGLVPLIYRLGRDTSANLAVSLNAADDVTRQALMPVNSTYPLNKLLEACRAYNMPRRRRITFEYIVIAGVNDGDDDAEKLARLLRTVRCKINLIPFNEFPGSPLKTPSEERVQAFRNILIERGYTTMVRMSKGSDILAACGQLTGESSPE; the protein is encoded by the coding sequence ATGACACAGCTGCCCGATCTCAAAGACCTTACATGCCCTGAAATGGAGGCGTTCATCGCCGACCTCGGGAAAGAGCGGTACCGGGCGAAACAGATCATGAAATGGATCTATCGCTTCGGATTGACCTCTTTTGAAGACATGACGGACCTCTCACGGGATTTCAGGGACAGCATGTCCTCCCGCGCCCGGATCAGCTCTCTCGCCCTGGAAAAGATCATCGAATCCCGGGACGGCACCAAAAAGGCGCTGTGGCGCCTTGATGACGGGCTTGCCATTGAAAGTGTCCTTATCCGTGAGAAAAATCACTGGACGCTGTGCATTTCCACCCAGGCGGGGTGCGCGATGGGATGCGCCTTCTGCTATACGGGCACCATGGGACTCAAACGGAACCTGCGAACGTCGGAGATCGTGGACCAGGTCACTCGCCTGCGGTTCACCTTTCCCGAGGGAAAAGACATAAAGAACATTGTCATGATGGGGATGGGAGAACCCCTGGCGAATTACGAAAATACCGTGAAGGCCATCGGTATCATCACGGACGACTGGGGGCTTGCCGTCTCGAAGCGGCGCGTCACCGTTTCAACCTGTGGCCTCGTTCCCCTCATATACCGCCTGGGCAGGGATACCTCGGCGAACCTGGCCGTTTCCCTCAACGCGGCGGATGACGTGACGCGACAGGCACTCATGCCCGTCAACAGTACATACCCTCTCAACAAGCTTCTTGAAGCCTGCCGCGCATACAATATGCCCAGGCGGCGAAGGATCACCTTTGAGTATATCGTGATAGCCGGTGTCAATGACGGTGACGATGATGCCGAGAAACTGGCGCGATTGCTGAGAACGGTGCGATGCAAGATAAACCTCATCCCCTTCAACGAATTTCCTGGCTCACCCCTGAAAACACCCTCCGAGGAGCGGGTCCAGGCCTTTCGGAACATCCTCATCGAGCGTGGCTACACGACGATGGTCCGCATGAGCAAGGGCAGTGACATCCTGG